In a single window of the Caulobacter soli genome:
- the paoA gene encoding aldehyde dehydrogenase iron-sulfur subunit PaoA → MLDLDDFALSRRGLMATGAAAATISSAPATADAAGLDTFTAKVAFEVNGQKRTLDLDTRTTLLDALREHLKLTGTKKGCDHGQCGACTVIVDGRRINSCLTLAVMHEGDKITTIEGLGTPEKLHPLQAAFVKHDGYQCGYCTPGQICSAKAVLDEIKAGVPSHVTADLTDAPKVTEAELRERMSGNICRCGAYSNIVEAITEVAGGAA, encoded by the coding sequence ATGCTCGATCTGGATGATTTCGCCTTGTCGCGCCGCGGCCTGATGGCCACGGGCGCGGCCGCCGCCACGATTTCCAGCGCGCCGGCCACCGCCGACGCGGCGGGTTTGGACACCTTCACCGCCAAGGTGGCCTTCGAGGTGAACGGCCAGAAGCGCACGCTCGACCTGGACACCCGCACCACCCTGCTCGACGCCCTGCGCGAGCACCTGAAGCTGACCGGCACCAAGAAGGGCTGCGACCATGGCCAGTGCGGGGCCTGCACGGTCATCGTCGACGGCCGGCGGATCAATTCCTGCCTGACCCTGGCCGTCATGCACGAGGGCGACAAGATCACCACGATCGAGGGCCTGGGAACGCCTGAAAAGCTGCATCCCCTGCAAGCGGCCTTCGTCAAGCACGACGGCTATCAATGCGGCTACTGCACGCCCGGACAGATCTGTTCGGCCAAGGCGGTGCTCGACGAGATCAAGGCCGGCGTGCCCAGCCACGTCACCGCCGACCTCACCGACGCGCCCAAGGTCACCGAGGCCGAACTGCGAGAGCGGATGAGCGGCAACATCTGTCGCTGCGGGGCCTATTCGAACATCGTCGAGGCCATCACCGAAGTCGCGGGAGGCGCCGCATGA
- the gph gene encoding phosphoglycolate phosphatase (PGP is an essential enzyme in the glycolate salvage pathway in higher organisms (photorespiration in plants). Phosphoglycolate results from the oxidase activity of RubisCO in the Calvin cycle when concentrations of carbon dioxide are low relative to oxygen. This enzyme is a member of the Haloacid Dehalogenase (HAD) superfamily of aspartate-nucleophile hydrolase enzymes (PF00702).) — protein sequence MHAQNATNDTLNGATIAFDLDGTLVDTAPDLVASLNIILAEEGLPPLPFDDVRKMVGRGAKALLERGFAAAGAPLDADSAPALVERFIALYLGRIAHESAPFPGVVDALLALRAAGAKLAVCTNKLTHLSVALLDALDLTQYFDAVVGADSAPAPKPDPRHVLATIAAVGGDPARAVMVGDSINDALAAKAANVPTLLVTFGYTEAPVETLGGDLLIDAFSDVPSACIALLTSCAPENAGL from the coding sequence ATGCATGCCCAGAACGCGACGAACGACACACTCAACGGCGCCACGATCGCCTTCGACCTCGACGGCACCCTGGTCGACACCGCGCCGGACCTCGTGGCCTCGCTGAACATCATCCTCGCCGAGGAAGGCCTGCCGCCCCTGCCGTTCGACGACGTGCGCAAGATGGTCGGGCGCGGCGCCAAGGCCCTGCTGGAGCGCGGCTTCGCGGCCGCCGGCGCGCCGCTGGACGCCGACAGCGCCCCGGCCCTGGTCGAGCGCTTCATCGCCCTCTATCTGGGCCGCATCGCCCACGAGAGCGCGCCCTTCCCCGGCGTGGTCGACGCCCTGCTCGCCCTGCGCGCCGCCGGCGCCAAGCTGGCCGTCTGCACCAACAAGCTGACCCACCTGTCGGTCGCCCTGCTCGACGCCCTGGACCTGACGCAATATTTCGACGCCGTGGTCGGCGCCGACAGCGCCCCCGCCCCCAAGCCCGATCCGCGCCATGTGCTGGCGACGATCGCGGCCGTCGGCGGCGATCCGGCTCGCGCCGTGATGGTCGGCGACAGCATCAACGACGCCCTGGCCGCCAAGGCCGCCAACGTCCCGACCCTGCTGGTGACCTTCGGCTACACCGAAGCCCCGGTTGAGACCCTGGGCGGAGATCTGTTGATAGATGCGTTCTCCGACGTGCCTTCGGCCTGCATCGCGCTTTTGACCTCTTGCGCCCCCGAAAACGCCGGGCTATAG
- a CDS encoding autotransporter outer membrane beta-barrel domain-containing protein has protein sequence MLLGTTSIATFGFGGLALAQTCPTPAVANGASCTVPPGTIINVTTANGVGASASGTGGAIDASGVTIRPAAAGATAALAQSGAAITLNNAVIDTNSVGAAATNQRGARAVGLNSTIAANGAAIDMTTASGTASNMVGVSAEDQALIALSATRVSMSGGGNGTGNYALQAVGAGSRISFVGGEISTNARGALGVRAVDGGLVTLSGGTQITTAGAQNTTTLVGSHALIASGATSQITGSGIFASTSGTLANGARAELGGKVDLVSSTLTTTGAGTTTDPSAAARVVSGGRLTMSGAGGAITATGQFGHGLSVQDAGSLADIGDTVFTVTGNRAIGANITLGGEARVRDSTIVAPSAVIVDGAGSKAAFTDSAIRATGAVGYGIRAVAGAVVTVSGGSITTELRDAAGLFAASSTVTATNVAVLTLGPDTAIGVLADLGSTITLQGGRVETRGDSVRASSYPHGLTARNPGALLVANDTSVDTYGLTAMGAVSDDGGSLRLTNNVIHTRGAVSLGLYATVEQAGAQFPADVTGTGLTVTTEGNDAYGAQAQQHFLEAPATVNLKTSTITTSGARAAGLRALSGGTVVAERTTVTTSGALAHGVVARNAPSSVTLRDQSRVTTSGPSAHGAVAENGGRVDAFGSTVTASGTGASGLFVLGETARSAANLSDGGLSNMSGPTIAVAGAGTISLTNMTVGGSGEWLRVATIDDFAPIAGSEPILTGPADQPEDDTPIAPLSMSAFAAAPAAVAGAAVLTISDSTLEGSAYTAPGSTSDVTLAADTTWTMTGSSNLTNLANDASSILFAAPTQDADQLASYMTLTTVNYTGAAGLIGLNTYLGHDGSPSDRLVIDGGAGTGTSSLRITRAGGLGALTQADGILVVDARGGATTATDLFTLAGPVVAGPYEYGLFRGGAGASDSWFLRSRLDCAAANAPSPPCPPPDPTPPDPTPPDPTPPDPTPTPDTPAFIRSEVSLYTALPALAQLYGRAAIDTLHERVGEEEQLRGRQQPDDDETLNGVWGRIMAIGGRRDGDSRGIYGDRGPRMNYQLYALQAGVDLYRREDEDGIRDHAGVYGAFGRAKGKVRNWDGQVAGRDQVDAWSLGAYWTRFWEKGAYLDGVVQFTWFDAKAQSVRLPALKGDAKALALSLEGGKPFHQKHDWIIEPQAQLIYQHFHGGKGRDEGGPVRFDQTDSLVGRLGARVARTWLRETDGGETRLTTGWGRLNLWHEFLDQPKTTFQTEDADISFLADTGETWLELNGGLTRQMSDRSVLYFNASYSWDLDGRGYGYSGKLGVRFNW, from the coding sequence GTGCTCCTCGGAACCACTTCGATCGCGACGTTCGGGTTTGGTGGCCTCGCCCTGGCGCAGACCTGTCCGACACCCGCGGTCGCCAACGGTGCGTCCTGCACCGTGCCGCCGGGAACCATCATCAATGTGACGACCGCCAACGGCGTGGGCGCCAGCGCGTCCGGGACCGGCGGAGCCATCGACGCCAGCGGCGTGACGATCCGCCCGGCGGCCGCGGGCGCCACCGCCGCCCTGGCCCAGAGCGGGGCCGCGATCACGCTGAACAACGCCGTGATCGACACCAATTCGGTGGGAGCGGCGGCGACCAATCAGCGAGGCGCGCGCGCGGTCGGTCTGAACAGCACGATCGCGGCCAATGGCGCCGCGATCGACATGACCACCGCCTCCGGAACCGCCAGCAACATGGTCGGCGTCAGCGCCGAGGATCAGGCGCTGATCGCCCTGAGCGCCACTCGGGTGTCGATGAGCGGCGGCGGCAACGGTACCGGAAACTATGCGCTCCAGGCCGTGGGCGCGGGCAGCCGGATCAGTTTCGTCGGAGGCGAGATCAGCACCAACGCGCGTGGCGCGCTCGGGGTGAGAGCGGTCGACGGCGGTCTCGTGACCCTGTCGGGCGGAACCCAGATCACCACCGCCGGGGCGCAGAACACCACCACCCTGGTGGGCAGCCATGCCCTGATCGCCAGCGGAGCCACCAGCCAGATCACCGGGTCGGGTATCTTCGCCAGCACCTCGGGCACGCTGGCGAACGGCGCACGGGCCGAGCTGGGCGGCAAGGTCGACCTCGTCTCCAGCACCCTGACCACGACCGGGGCCGGAACCACGACGGATCCTTCCGCCGCCGCTCGGGTGGTCAGTGGCGGCCGTTTGACGATGAGCGGAGCGGGCGGCGCGATCACCGCCACCGGCCAGTTCGGCCACGGGCTGTCGGTCCAGGACGCGGGATCGTTGGCCGACATCGGCGACACGGTCTTCACGGTGACCGGCAACCGCGCGATCGGCGCGAACATCACGCTCGGCGGCGAAGCGCGGGTCCGCGACAGCACGATCGTCGCGCCGTCCGCCGTGATCGTCGACGGCGCGGGATCGAAGGCCGCGTTCACCGACAGCGCCATCCGGGCGACCGGCGCGGTCGGCTACGGCATACGGGCCGTGGCGGGCGCGGTCGTCACGGTCTCGGGCGGTTCGATCACCACCGAGCTGCGGGACGCGGCGGGGCTGTTCGCGGCGTCATCGACCGTCACCGCCACGAACGTCGCGGTCCTGACCCTGGGGCCGGACACCGCCATCGGCGTCCTGGCCGACCTGGGCTCGACGATCACCCTGCAGGGCGGGCGGGTCGAGACGCGTGGGGATTCTGTAAGAGCCTCGTCGTATCCGCACGGCCTGACGGCGCGCAATCCCGGCGCCCTGCTGGTCGCCAACGACACCAGCGTGGACACCTATGGCCTGACGGCGATGGGCGCGGTGTCGGACGACGGCGGGTCGCTGCGGCTGACCAACAACGTCATCCATACGCGCGGCGCGGTGTCCCTGGGCCTCTACGCGACCGTGGAGCAGGCCGGAGCGCAGTTCCCCGCCGACGTCACCGGCACGGGCCTGACCGTGACGACCGAGGGGAACGACGCCTACGGCGCCCAGGCCCAGCAGCACTTTCTGGAAGCCCCGGCGACCGTGAATCTCAAGACCAGCACGATCACGACCTCGGGCGCACGGGCGGCGGGCTTGCGGGCGCTGTCGGGCGGGACGGTGGTCGCCGAGCGGACGACGGTCACCACCTCCGGAGCGCTGGCCCACGGCGTCGTGGCCCGCAACGCGCCCAGTTCGGTGACCCTGCGCGACCAGAGCCGGGTCACGACCAGCGGCCCCAGCGCGCACGGCGCCGTGGCCGAGAACGGCGGGCGGGTGGACGCCTTCGGTTCGACCGTGACGGCGAGCGGGACCGGCGCCTCGGGCCTGTTCGTGCTGGGCGAGACCGCGCGCTCGGCGGCCAATCTGAGCGACGGCGGGCTGTCGAACATGTCGGGTCCCACCATCGCCGTGGCCGGGGCGGGGACGATCAGCCTGACCAACATGACCGTCGGCGGTAGCGGCGAGTGGCTGCGCGTCGCCACGATCGACGACTTCGCGCCGATCGCGGGCAGCGAGCCGATCCTGACGGGACCCGCGGACCAGCCCGAGGACGATACGCCCATCGCGCCGCTCTCGATGTCGGCGTTCGCCGCCGCGCCGGCCGCCGTCGCCGGAGCGGCGGTCCTTACGATCAGCGACTCCACGCTCGAGGGCTCGGCCTACACCGCGCCGGGCAGCACCTCGGACGTGACGCTGGCGGCCGACACGACCTGGACCATGACCGGGTCCTCGAACCTGACCAACCTGGCCAACGACGCCAGTTCGATCCTGTTCGCCGCGCCGACGCAGGATGCGGATCAGCTGGCCAGCTACATGACTCTGACCACGGTCAACTACACCGGAGCGGCGGGGCTGATCGGGCTCAACACCTATCTGGGCCACGACGGCTCGCCCTCCGACCGGCTGGTGATCGATGGCGGGGCCGGGACGGGGACATCGTCGCTGCGCATCACGCGCGCGGGCGGCCTGGGCGCGCTGACCCAGGCCGACGGCATCCTGGTGGTGGACGCACGGGGCGGGGCGACCACGGCGACGGATCTGTTCACCTTGGCGGGACCGGTGGTCGCCGGGCCCTACGAGTACGGACTGTTTCGAGGGGGAGCCGGCGCTTCGGACAGCTGGTTCCTGCGATCCAGGCTGGACTGCGCCGCCGCAAACGCGCCTTCGCCGCCGTGTCCGCCGCCGGACCCCACGCCACCGGATCCGACCCCGCCGGACCCGACACCGCCCGACCCGACGCCCACGCCGGACACGCCCGCCTTCATTCGCTCGGAGGTGTCGCTCTATACGGCGCTGCCGGCCTTGGCCCAGCTCTACGGTCGCGCCGCGATCGACACCCTGCACGAGCGGGTCGGCGAGGAAGAGCAGTTGCGCGGGCGCCAGCAGCCGGATGACGACGAGACGCTGAACGGCGTCTGGGGGCGGATCATGGCCATCGGCGGTCGCCGTGATGGCGACAGCCGGGGGATCTATGGCGATCGCGGTCCGCGCATGAACTACCAGCTCTACGCCCTGCAGGCGGGCGTGGACCTCTATCGACGCGAGGACGAGGACGGGATCCGCGACCATGCCGGCGTCTACGGCGCGTTTGGTCGGGCCAAGGGCAAGGTTCGCAACTGGGACGGCCAGGTCGCCGGCCGCGATCAGGTCGACGCCTGGTCGCTGGGCGCCTACTGGACCCGGTTCTGGGAGAAGGGGGCCTATCTGGACGGGGTGGTCCAGTTCACCTGGTTCGACGCCAAGGCCCAATCGGTCCGGCTGCCGGCGCTGAAGGGCGACGCCAAGGCCTTGGCGCTATCCCTGGAAGGCGGCAAGCCGTTCCATCAGAAGCACGACTGGATCATCGAGCCGCAGGCGCAGCTGATCTACCAGCACTTCCACGGCGGCAAGGGGCGGGACGAGGGCGGACCGGTGCGGTTCGACCAGACCGACAGCCTGGTCGGCCGCCTGGGCGCGCGCGTGGCCCGCACCTGGCTTCGCGAGACCGACGGCGGCGAGACGCGCCTGACCACGGGGTGGGGGCGTCTGAACCTGTGGCACGAGTTCCTCGACCAGCCCAAGACGACCTTCCAGACCGAAGACGCCGACATCTCCTTCCTGGCCGACACCGGCGAGACCTGGCTGGAACTGAACGGCGGCCTGACCCGTCAGATGTCCGACCGCTCGGTGCTCTATTTCAACGCATCTTACAGCTGGGATCTCGACGGCCGGGGATACGGCTATTCCGGCAAGCTCGGCGTGCGGTTCAACTGGTGA
- the glmU gene encoding bifunctional UDP-N-acetylglucosamine diphosphorylase/glucosamine-1-phosphate N-acetyltransferase GlmU has translation MTSPASSPAPASGRARAAVILAAGQGTRMKSPTPKVLHRIGGRTMLDHAIDTAQGLGCERIVVVVGAHSPQVGEHARKRLGQDATVVQDPPLGTGHAVLAAREALADFDGDVVITYADCPLLSAPTIEPLFAVRDKGADVAVLGFEAANPTGYGRLILTPGHVLLRIVEEKEADDTVKQVKHCNSGVLAADRATLFDLLSQVRNDNAKGEYYLTDVVELAHDRQLTTRAAFAPEAAVQGVNSQGELAAAESVWQGARRAALLVEGVTMPAPETVHLSWDTQLAAGVTVEPFVVFGPGVSVASGAVIKAFSHLEGAAVGEGALIGPYARLRPGAEIGPDAHIGNFVEVKKVKVGAGAKANHLSYLGDGSVGPKANIGAGTIFCNYDGFDKFETHVGAGAFIGSNTALVAPVRVGDGAMTGSGSVITKDVADGDLALSRAPQSDKPGWAAKFRALKLAKKDKK, from the coding sequence ATGACCAGTCCTGCTTCTTCGCCCGCGCCTGCTTCGGGTCGAGCCCGCGCCGCCGTCATCCTGGCCGCCGGCCAGGGCACGCGGATGAAATCGCCGACCCCCAAGGTGCTGCACAGGATCGGCGGGCGGACGATGCTGGATCACGCGATCGACACCGCGCAGGGCCTTGGCTGCGAGCGGATCGTGGTGGTGGTCGGCGCCCATAGCCCGCAGGTCGGCGAGCACGCCCGCAAGCGCCTGGGGCAGGACGCGACCGTGGTTCAGGACCCGCCGCTGGGCACCGGTCACGCCGTGCTGGCCGCCCGCGAGGCCCTGGCCGATTTCGACGGCGACGTGGTGATCACCTATGCCGACTGCCCGCTGCTGAGCGCCCCGACCATCGAGCCGCTGTTCGCGGTGCGCGACAAGGGGGCGGACGTGGCGGTGCTGGGCTTCGAGGCCGCCAACCCCACCGGCTATGGCCGCCTGATCCTGACGCCCGGCCACGTGCTGCTGCGCATCGTCGAGGAGAAGGAAGCCGACGACACGGTCAAGCAGGTCAAGCACTGCAATTCCGGCGTGCTGGCCGCAGACCGCGCGACCCTGTTCGACCTGCTGTCCCAGGTGCGCAACGACAACGCCAAGGGCGAATACTATCTGACCGACGTGGTGGAGCTGGCCCATGACCGTCAGCTGACCACCCGCGCCGCCTTCGCGCCGGAGGCGGCCGTGCAGGGCGTCAATTCCCAGGGCGAGCTGGCGGCCGCGGAAAGCGTCTGGCAGGGGGCTCGCCGCGCGGCCCTGCTGGTCGAGGGCGTGACCATGCCCGCGCCCGAGACCGTCCACCTGTCGTGGGACACGCAGCTGGCGGCGGGCGTCACGGTCGAACCGTTCGTGGTCTTCGGCCCCGGCGTCAGCGTCGCGAGCGGCGCGGTGATCAAGGCCTTCAGCCATCTGGAAGGCGCCGCCGTGGGCGAAGGAGCCCTGATCGGTCCCTATGCCCGCCTGCGTCCCGGCGCCGAAATCGGTCCGGACGCCCACATCGGCAACTTCGTCGAGGTCAAGAAGGTCAAGGTCGGGGCCGGCGCCAAGGCCAACCACCTGTCCTATCTGGGTGACGGTTCGGTTGGCCCAAAAGCCAATATCGGGGCCGGCACGATCTTCTGTAACTACGATGGCTTCGACAAGTTCGAGACCCACGTCGGCGCCGGGGCCTTCATCGGCTCCAACACCGCCCTGGTCGCCCCTGTCCGGGTCGGCGACGGAGCGATGACCGGCTCGGGCTCGGTGATCACCAAGGACGTCGCCGACGGGGACCTGGCCCTGTCGCGCGCGCCGCAAAGCGACAAGCCGGGTTGGGCGGCCAAGTTCCGCGCCCTCAAGCTGGCCAAGAAGGACAAGAAATGA
- a CDS encoding FAD binding domain-containing protein, with protein sequence MRAFAYERARTPAEAAAAVARDPTARFIAGGTNLLDLMKLEIETPHRLIDVNGLKLDKIEATRDGGLRIGALVRNTDLASDKRVRKDYGVLSRALLAGASGQLRNKATTAGNLLQRTRCPYFYDTNMPCNKRKPGAGCSAIGGFTRSLAVLGTSEACIATHPSDMAVGLRILDAEVETVRPDGATRVIPIADFHRLPGQTPHVETALAPGELITAVTLPKPVGGQHAYHKVRDRASYAFALVSVATILQKDGSGRVALGGVAHKPWRIEAAEAAMPQGAKAVSDTLLAGAKTTSQNAFKLTLAERALGAAMISAKG encoded by the coding sequence ATGAGAGCCTTCGCCTACGAGCGCGCCCGCACGCCGGCCGAGGCCGCCGCGGCCGTGGCCCGCGACCCGACCGCCCGCTTCATCGCCGGCGGCACCAACCTGCTGGACCTGATGAAGCTGGAGATCGAGACGCCCCACCGGCTGATCGACGTCAACGGCCTGAAGCTGGACAAGATCGAGGCGACCAGGGACGGCGGCCTGCGGATCGGCGCCCTGGTGCGCAACACCGACCTGGCGTCCGACAAGCGGGTGCGCAAGGACTACGGCGTGCTGTCACGCGCCCTGCTGGCCGGGGCCTCGGGCCAGCTGCGCAACAAGGCCACCACCGCCGGCAACCTGCTGCAGCGGACGCGGTGCCCCTATTTCTACGACACCAACATGCCCTGCAATAAGCGCAAGCCGGGCGCGGGCTGTTCAGCGATCGGCGGCTTCACCCGGTCGCTGGCGGTGTTGGGGACCAGCGAGGCGTGCATCGCCACCCATCCCAGCGACATGGCCGTGGGCCTGCGGATTCTCGACGCCGAGGTCGAGACGGTCCGTCCCGACGGGGCCACGCGCGTCATTCCGATCGCCGACTTCCACCGGCTGCCAGGCCAGACCCCGCATGTGGAAACGGCCCTCGCGCCCGGCGAGCTGATCACCGCTGTGACCCTGCCCAAGCCGGTCGGCGGCCAGCACGCCTATCACAAGGTGCGCGACCGGGCCTCCTACGCCTTCGCCCTCGTCTCGGTGGCGACGATCCTCCAGAAGGACGGCTCGGGCCGCGTGGCCCTGGGCGGGGTGGCGCACAAGCCCTGGCGGATCGAAGCCGCCGAGGCGGCCATGCCGCAAGGCGCCAAGGCGGTGAGCGACACCCTGCTGGCCGGCGCCAAGACCACCTCCCAAAACGCTTTCAAGCTGACCCTGGCCGAGCGCGCCCTGGGCGCGGCCATGATCTCGGCGAAGGGCTGA
- the rpiA gene encoding ribose-5-phosphate isomerase RpiA codes for MSADDQKRISGEAAAELVEAGMVVGLGTGSTAAWFVKALAARKLDIRGVPTSEATANLARELGIPLAALDDVKSIDLTVDGADEVGPGLSLIKGGGAALLREKLVWEASKRCVVIADAAKKVDHLGKFPLPIEVVRFGHVHTGHRLADIAAEFELLPPRLRMADRGIVVTDGGNVIYDLPSGVIAEPAALAAALKTVTGVVDHGLFLDLADEALLGTDQGVVKLVP; via the coding sequence ATGAGCGCCGACGATCAGAAGCGAATTTCGGGCGAAGCCGCCGCCGAGCTGGTCGAGGCCGGCATGGTGGTGGGCCTGGGCACGGGCTCGACGGCCGCCTGGTTCGTGAAGGCCCTGGCCGCGCGCAAGCTGGACATTCGCGGCGTGCCGACCTCGGAGGCCACCGCCAATCTGGCCCGCGAGCTGGGCATCCCGCTGGCGGCGCTGGACGACGTCAAGAGCATCGACCTGACCGTGGATGGCGCCGACGAGGTCGGTCCGGGGCTGTCGCTGATCAAGGGCGGCGGCGCGGCCCTGCTGCGCGAGAAGCTGGTCTGGGAGGCCTCCAAACGCTGCGTGGTCATCGCCGACGCCGCCAAGAAGGTCGACCATCTGGGCAAGTTCCCGCTGCCCATCGAGGTCGTGCGCTTCGGCCATGTCCACACCGGCCACCGCCTGGCCGATATCGCGGCCGAATTCGAGCTGCTGCCGCCGCGCCTGCGCATGGCCGACCGGGGCATCGTGGTCACCGACGGGGGCAACGTGATCTACGACCTGCCGTCGGGCGTGATCGCCGAGCCGGCCGCCCTGGCCGCCGCCCTGAAGACGGTGACGGGCGTGGTCGATCACGGCCTGTTCCTGGATCTGGCGGACGAAGCTCTGCTGGGCACGGACCAAGGGGTGGTCAAGCTGGTCCCTTAG
- the gor gene encoding glutathione-disulfide reductase: MADYDFDLFVIGAGSGGVRAARLAAMSGAKVAVAEEYRVGGTCVIRGCVPKKFMVYASEVTSQLKTAKGYGWTIGEASFDWKGFLHDKDVEIARLSGIYVTNLQKAGAHLLHGRAQIVDAHTVEVLPKEGSKHAGRYTARKILIATGGRPWKPDFPGAELGITSDQAFHLPELPKRVLVVGGGYIAVEFASIFNGLGVQTTLLYRGANILRGFDDDVRMHLAEELEKRGIKVVLGCDHQKIEKTDAGLVSTLSNDLTFETDAVMFATGRDPYVEGLGLEKVGVKLNDRGAIVVDEHSKTTVDNIWAVGDVTDRINLTPVAIREGAAFAQTEFYDNPTTFDHDMVASAVFSQPPIGAVGMTEAEARHAFGKVDIYRAVFRPMKSVFYGGQDRCLMKLVVKQDDQKIVGVHVVGPDSPEIIQMAAIAVKMGVTKPQWDSTCAVHPTLAEELVTMRDKYMPLGMGTV; encoded by the coding sequence ATGGCTGACTACGACTTCGACCTTTTCGTCATCGGCGCCGGTTCGGGCGGCGTGCGGGCCGCGCGCCTGGCCGCGATGAGCGGCGCCAAGGTCGCCGTGGCCGAGGAATACCGGGTGGGCGGTACCTGCGTGATCCGCGGCTGCGTGCCCAAGAAGTTCATGGTCTACGCCAGCGAGGTCACCAGCCAGCTGAAGACGGCCAAGGGCTATGGCTGGACGATCGGCGAGGCCAGCTTCGACTGGAAGGGCTTCCTGCACGACAAGGACGTCGAGATCGCTCGCCTGTCGGGGATCTATGTCACCAACCTGCAGAAGGCCGGCGCGCACCTGCTGCACGGCCGCGCCCAGATCGTCGACGCCCACACCGTCGAGGTCCTGCCCAAGGAGGGCAGCAAGCACGCGGGTCGCTACACCGCCCGCAAGATCCTGATCGCCACCGGCGGCCGGCCGTGGAAGCCGGACTTCCCGGGCGCGGAGCTGGGCATCACCTCGGACCAGGCGTTCCATCTGCCTGAACTGCCCAAGCGGGTGCTGGTGGTCGGCGGCGGCTATATCGCCGTGGAGTTCGCCAGCATCTTCAACGGCCTGGGCGTGCAGACGACGCTTCTGTACCGTGGCGCCAACATCCTGCGCGGCTTCGACGACGACGTGCGCATGCACCTGGCCGAGGAGCTGGAGAAGCGCGGGATCAAGGTGGTGCTGGGCTGCGATCACCAGAAGATCGAGAAGACCGACGCGGGTCTGGTCAGCACCCTGAGCAACGACCTGACCTTCGAGACCGACGCGGTGATGTTCGCCACCGGCCGCGATCCCTATGTCGAGGGCCTTGGCCTGGAGAAGGTGGGCGTGAAGCTGAACGACCGCGGCGCGATCGTGGTCGACGAGCATTCCAAGACCACGGTCGACAACATCTGGGCCGTCGGCGACGTCACCGACCGCATCAATCTGACGCCGGTGGCGATCCGCGAGGGCGCGGCCTTCGCCCAGACCGAGTTCTATGACAACCCCACCACCTTCGATCATGACATGGTCGCCTCGGCGGTGTTCTCGCAGCCGCCGATCGGCGCGGTGGGCATGACCGAGGCCGAGGCGCGCCACGCCTTCGGCAAGGTCGACATCTATCGCGCCGTGTTCCGCCCGATGAAGAGCGTGTTCTACGGCGGCCAGGACCGTTGCCTGATGAAGCTGGTGGTCAAGCAGGACGACCAGAAGATTGTCGGCGTCCACGTGGTCGGCCCGGACTCGCCCGAGATCATCCAGATGGCCGCCATCGCGGTGAAGATGGGGGTGACCAAGCCGCAATGGGATTCCACCTGCGCCGTCCACCCGACCCTGGCGGAGGAGCTGGTGACCATGCGCGACAAGTACATGCCGCTTGGAATGGGAACCGTATGA